Genomic segment of Benincasa hispida cultivar B227 chromosome 1, ASM972705v1, whole genome shotgun sequence:
TGGTAGTTTTCTACTTTGAACTCCTATGCTCTTATGAACATATTTCCATTTATCCATGATgggttcaaaattttgaaatattgttTATCATTGACTTTCATGGTGTTTCGTATTAGTTTCTTCATTTTCAAAGAtatcctttcattttttttttctttgaaaactATCCATTTATATCTCACTATTGTATGAATTAAattcttaaattaataattgtcttaatttaaattataaatttttgtaaatgaatcaattGACATCTTTCTTCACATTAATAAACATTGTGTAAAAATTATgactttgttaatattttatcaattaaacccTTAAAATTTCATAAGAGATAagatttcttttgaaatttattcctaaattaattttaggctaaattatagaaaatactcCTAAAGTTTAGTACTTTGTGTAAAAAAATACTCttgaagtttcaaaaatattcttaaacttccgaaattagttttggatggaaaccgTTAGTATTTTCTGTAAAAAATAtacttaaactttcaaaagtttcaaaaatatcctaaacttaaaaaagaaaaaatatcagAAACACCCTTACTGTTATATAGACAAATTGTTGATACCATCTCTTCTTCAATACCCTTGTACTCCCTTCTTTTGTTAATCGTTtggtatttgtttatttaaaataagtaaatcGTAAGATTCAAAAAAGAGATAAAGGAAGCATCAAGGGATTTTAGAACTTAAatgttttaataaattatatgttagtCGTTGAATTGTGTTAATAACCTAGTACATTTTTTTTACTTGACTATTTTATCATTTTGGTATGTTTTAAGaggaaattttaattttggtaaTTTGTGAGATTTTGTGGGATATTATGttttaacttataattttgGCCGTTGAAAAAAATTGTGCAAGctaagaattgaaaaattaagagaaaaatgaaagtatCCATATGGAAAAAAAACTGTGAAGATATCtgtataatttgttttaaaattgaacaCCATATTAATGGTAGgagcatttttaaattttttaaattttaaagttatttttgcaacgagATATTAACGGtttttgttcatatactaaTGATGAAGGTATTTTCTTAactattttttaagttaaaggtatttttgaaacttttgaaagttcaaaggtatttttcaaataaaactttaatgGTTTCCATCCAAAATTAACAACAAGGGTATTCTTTTTTTAacttcattttttaaagtttaagggtagTTTTGAAACATTTAAAAGTTCAGGaatatttttgacaaaaatacaaagttcttagacattttttataatttagccttAATTTTTCCAATCAATTAATTTCTACTTATCTCAATGTGATTCTATGTTTCCTTAAAATAGaccaaaaaataagaaaaaagaaaaaagtattgATTTCAATGTATGCTTATATTAATATGTAAATATATACACTAATTGGTCAAGATAAATTAAAATGAAGGGCTAAATATCAATATAATGCTATTTAGactaaaaaaaaccaatttcaaaatataatgaATGATATTTTTAACTCATATAAGGAATTTACAATTGTTTATATGATGATGTTTTAATCTTTTCACAATTCATAGAATaacattttaaacatttaaaaatattttacaaaataattaaacaaaatggtttagctGTTTCTCTActtaaaataaaactatttcaaaaaaaaaaaataataacaataagatTTTTAGGATACGATATTCTTCACGAAAAAATAAAACTCATTAAAAAATCGATAGAATTTGCTAACAAATTTCTAGATAAAATTACCAATAAAAATCAATTACAAAAATTTATAGGTTGCTTAAATTATATATCAGATTTTACTCTAAATCTTAAAAGCTTACcgaaaattgaaactttttttttttgtctttattaTATTCACACACTtgcttcatttatttattttaattaaagttttttttaaatgattatttcCTAAGacttgatattttaaaaaactaaaaattaagcttCAACTTTggttgtattattattattattatcatcatcttgTCTACACGTAGAAAGTCAAGATTTTCTTGTCAAGAATTGAATGGTATATATCACATGcctttgaaaaataatacaTGTAAgaggaaacaaaaattaatataattgttcaAACATGATTTCGTTGATAATGTATTAGatggttgaatttttttatacttttatttaactgtgaaataaaaattatttcctcgaaaaaaataagaaaattattttctattCCCTGACTTTTGGTAATTTTTGTTATTGTAAGCCGTTATTATTAGATTGTAATAATTATCCTAAAATCAATATGAATATAGTTCAgctgataaaaaaaatgaactattcaccataagatttgaaatttgaatctgAACACAAAAAGATAATTTTATACTATTATATATTGTTCAGAAACATTCATACACATGTTACACCAAATGCAAAGAAGAAATTTAAGTCTTCAATTTTACCTTAATGGTTAACTACACAGGTTAACAAAAAGTTTATATTCCTAAACTTAGGGtataggaagaaaaaaaattcaaaatgtcatttttatttaaatacttttttttaaaacccgTTTAATGTAAACATTTTCATATGTTTGGTTACactttctttaaaataattttatacacaagtttgtttgatttgctatataatcaaagtattttttattaatgttaagTTGTTATAAATGACAATTATTAAACactatgaactaataatttcaaagttatatttaaaaaaaaaatcaattgccaagtctttttgtttgtttgtttttttaaacatatatgATCAATCTAATTGGTCTTTAGAGTTAGTTGTTAGAGTTGGTCATTGGAGATAATCGATGCAGCTGATCGTTGGAGTTGACGATCGGAGACAATTGATGCAAGTAGTTATTATTGgaatttatgccctaaaacctcatagttatttatttgacataatagttgattattttaaatatataataatgaatTATCCATTAAGGGAAAAATACAAGATTATTTAATGAGATTTGAACCGTATGTAATGGACatgcaagtggatcatgttcaagtaataacctaaagggtctagagtatatggataaggttgggtgctttattactactttatcctagtaacactatgaatacaacccactttgtaatcgTTACAAAATATGTAATCCAAATCATTTATGTGAAAACATGCAAGTGAAGGTAGTATGTAAAACTAGACTGCGAAAtattttaatctctctttgtaacaccgttgattgaatagattaatatttcatagaatGACCATATGTAAattgatctcaatcttgagtgagctATAGACTACTGTCTATGagggttgtcctttgatttgtatgggtgaaaacAGCTCgagtcgccgactcaataagcctaccattttgggactTGTCCGAGTGGGGAGCTAGGAATATAAATAGATGAAACTTTCTCCGTCTTGCCTTTAGGATAGTAGATAAGTGCTGATTccagtcttgaacaaagggtatCCGCAAGGGCAAATTTAGTATGGGTCCACCCACTCAACTTTAtgctctttatatatataaaactgacATAATATCAAAATCACTAGCTAGTCCAGTGGTAAATCTGTCTTCCAATCCCTCTAGACTCAGATTCAAGtctcaattaattttgaataagattcaaaattaaacttataataaaaggagatttattgtatttacataagattcacataattattaatataaattggattcatattaaaactatagattaaagtttaatatgaatgagatttatattaaaactatagattaaagtttaatatgaatgagatttatattacaACTATAGTTTATGAGAGATAGatgcatttgaatatgattcaaatatactTGTTacttaatctaaattaattaagggagtGGGAGAGAGGAAATATGATAACTTTTTCATGTTAAAACGTAAAAAGAGGTTTTGCATTTTAATTAAAGATGTATAATTTGACCACTATGCTCTAGAAGTTTTTTCTTTACTCCCCATGCATCTCTCTCAAGGTTTTTGTAGGGAAATTGTTTTCTATGTAAAAACTCTCTTCAACAACAAAAAATTCTCTACCTCTTTCAAAAGGCGGTTCTCACAAATCGATGCTGGTCAAAGAATAGCAGGAAAGACCCTCACAATACTGTCCATGGAAGTTCAACTATAAAGGACGAAGAATTGCTAAAGATCTGAAGAAATATTCTTCAAACGTGAGTTCTTCTTCCCTAtaactttatctttttttaatgcTTAATCTATGAATTTAGCATAATGTATTTTACTGTATGTTCTTTTTTGTGctgttaaattctaaaaacaaaatcaaagtaAAAGGCGATCACTCACTTCCACTGTGGGATTCAATCCATTCAGTTGTCAGGCCTAATCATCGGAGTTTGCCATCAGTGGTTGTCGCTAGAGATGACTATTAGTGGTGATTGCCAAAGGTAGTTATCACCAGTGATAGTTGTCGTCGAAAGGCAGTGGTATGCAACAACTATAGTAGAAATGAGTGGAGGATtaataagagttttttttttacacttttaaatgtccagagatcaaataaaatatagacTTTGATTTAACCTATAAAATTGATGTTTCACCTTGATGGAATTTTTCAAAGAGACCAAAttattacatattttaaattgtATAGATTAAATggatataattttaaaagtacacAAACCATAGTTTTACATATTAGCTTCAAAGAAAATGTTGTGTTGTATCAAGAGTTCAACTTTATGATGTCTCCCCCTCCCTCTAGGAACACCTCATCTAAGTTAATTGATGTTCATAAATTGGCACACATCACCAATATAATAAACAAATTTCCTTATAATGGAAGACTTTCTCTTGGATTTCAAAGTGTGAACATAATAGGAAATAAAAATACTAGCAATTGAAATCCTCTAACCTCAAGGTCAATTATAATTCTATTCCCACTCTCAACCACTCTCTCTTTCTTTATGAAATTTTCTCTACACAAATTCTTACATCATCCCTAAACACTATAGAAAAAATAAGATTAGACTGTTAAATTCCCTCTTAGAAGAATTGCATATATatcaatgggaaaaaaaaatagcaaatctAGCATCAACCGTTGATTGTTCAATAAAGTCAAAATTTTACTTCTTATCTAGTCATTCAAATGATCATCAGTTAATAGTTTAGTAGTGCCATCAATAAAAACCAAGCCTTGTTCCTGAAGTAAAATCTTTCCTTCACTGAAATATACCTGGATAAAACAAGCTCTAACCACCGCTAAAAAATCTAATCCTCACAGCCAGAACATAACAATATCAAACAAATTATATTGACTAATATAATATTCTAATAATACATGATCAAATTTGAGCATCTATCAAAAATGTTGAGGTAGAAAGAAGAAGCAAGGTTAGTCACATTTCCTGTAATGACTCGTCTTTGAATCGATCAAGTGGTTGACAATATCTCTCATTGTAGGTCTCTTATTAGGCTCCTTTTCTGTGCATCTCAAAGCCACATGAAGCACCTGCTTCATCTGCTCTCTATGATCAAAATTAATAAGGTCTTCCACAAGCCTTGGATCAACAATTCTATCTATTTCATCTGTCTCGTTCCAAAACGACCGAATCCAAGCCATGATATTCCCGACCTCCATAAATGATGGATCTGATGGCTTCTTTCCCGTTACCAGCTCGAGTAAAACCACCCCATAACTGTATACATCTGAGGCTTTGCTCTTTGCTGCTGAAAACGCATTCTCTGTCACAAGCACATAACATATCATAACACAGTTCAATCcagccaaagaaaaaaaaaggaaaaaacacatGAGCATGCAGAGCTAATTTGCAATAAATGTGTAGAATGATACCTGGTGCAATGTAGCCAATTGTACCCGCAAAAGAAGATGAAGTTGCTGATTCAGAAGTTTGATCCAACAGCTTTGCAAGACCAAAATCGGCGATATGAGGCTCCATCTCCGAATCTAGAAGTATATTCTGTGGTTTGATGTCTCGGTGTATTATGGGAGGATCACAATCGTAATGGAGATACGCCAATCCATGAGCAATACCGATTGCTATGTCATAGCGAAGTTTCCATGTTAGAGTTGGAGCTGGATTCATCTCATGCAACACATCATAAAGGCTCCCATTTGGATAGTATCTGTAAAGCAATAGACCATGGTCTTTTCCTAACCAAAAGTCTTCCAAAGTGATCAAGTTTCGGTGCTTGATGTTGCCAAcagttctaatttctttaacCATATTCTGATTTCCCCCTTTACGTCCTACAAATGTAAGCTTCTTTACTGCAAATGTTCTATTTGAATCCAGGGAGACCTTATAAACAACTCCATGTGCTCCTCTCCCAATGATGAAACGCTCATCTAGATTATCAGTGGCCTCCATTACCTTTTCAAGCAAGGAAGTTGTTCCTACTTCAGCAGCAGTTTCAatgtttttcttgtttcttctgCTATAAACAAACTTATAAACCAACCCAAGAAGCAGAAGAATAATAAACAGTGAGGATCCGAGAGCTACCATTGCAATCTGTACATTTCCAAGACGAGAGCTACCACGGGAGTTTGAATGAGCAGCACAAGGATTGATACTATTATTTCTATTGCAACTTAAGCCAGCTATTTCATCACAGATAATGCACAGCCCAGGGTTACCGAAGAACGATGAGGGATGAGAATTCAGTAACTTCATTAATGTTTGTGGCACAGGACCCGTGAAGAAATTATCTGAAATGTTAAGCTCAATTAATGTTGAACTTAGTTCGCCAAGAACAGTTAAACTTCCAGTCAAAATATTGTGAGATATATCCAACTCCTGTAGCATGACCAAACTCGCTAGCTCAGAAGGTAGTTGGCCAGTTAACCCATTGTTACTAAGATTCAGGGAATAAAACAAATTCTTCAAAGCTCCAATAGATGAAGGGATTTCACCTCCAAACAAATTGCCACCAAGATCTAGCAGTGAAAGGCTTTCAAATTCTGATAATACATTGGGGATGCCTCCCGTAAATCGATTCTCTTTTATTATCAATGTGGATATAACTTTCCAGCTGGCCAAACTATGAGGTACAGAACCATTCAATAAATTGAATCCTACGTCAAACTTATCAAGTTCGGTACAATTTGAGAGGGAAGATGGCAAAGGTCCTTCCAAGAAGTTGTGAGACAAACTCAAACTTTGAAGATTTACAAGATTTCCCAACCCATTAGGTATAAGGCCTTTAAGTTTGTTGCTGGAAAAATTAATGGACGTGAGATTGATGCAATTTCCCAAACTTGAGGGAATTGTTCCATTGATGTTATTTTCACTGGCATCCAGGAATCGAAGATTGTGATTTCTCATAAATTCCGGCAGAACCCCTGTTAGattattctttttcaaaatcaatctctGAAGAGTCAAACAAGTTCCTATATCGGAAGGTACGTTTCCTTGAAATTGGTTCAAACCTAAGTTTAACACCCTTAATGTCTTTCCAGAGCATAAATTAGGTGGAATTTGACCAGTGAACTGGTTATTGGTGAACTCCACTTGCACTAAGCTACTGTTAAGTCCCAAACTTTGAGGTATGACACCAGAAAAATGGTTGTTGAACACAGAAATATTTTTGAGGTGCTTCAGTTCAGTTATTATCAAGGGCAGTTCCCCAGAAAGATTGTTGTCGTACACAAGAATATGTTGGAGACTTGCGATCTTCCAGATGCTAATTGGAATCTCACCAGTCAATCGGTTCGAAAACAATTGAAGGGTCTCTAAACCACTTAGCAAACCTAATTCACTAGGGATATGTCCCTTAAGTTGGTTGACGTACAGATTCAGTTCTTTCAAGGATTTGCAAGCCCCGAATTCGGTAGGTATATTACCAGATAGTTGATTTCTAGAGAGATCAAGAAGAGAAAGGTTACTTAGACGGCCAAAGGAGGAAGGAATATGACCTGTCAGACTTGAATTGACAATGATTAAGGTTGTTAGGCGACTACAGTTGCCTAGCCCAGCTGGTATGCCTCCTGTATAACCATTGAAAGATAAATCTATATATTTTAGACTCTTGCAACTGCTTGAACCCAAAGGAACCGGACCCTCAAGATTGTTGTGGCTTACACCCAGATTAACAAGATTATCAAGATTGTTAAGACTATTGGGCAATATTCCCACCAACTGGTTGTGATCCAAATAAAGATCCTGCAATTGGCTACAATTCCCTATGGAAGAAGGTATGATACCAGAAAACTCATTTCCATACAGATACAAATGAATTACTTGCCTCAAATTCCCCACATTTGAAGGGATAGAACCGTTGAGATTGTTTTCACTAAAATACACATACTGCAAATTAAGATTTTGAAATAACAAGTCGGGTATTGCACCAGTTAGAACATTGTCATGGAAATTCAAAAACGTCAAGTTCCTAAGGAGCGTTAATGACTGAGGAATTTCTCCATCAAATTGGTTCAGGGAGAGATCCAAGAACTCTAAATGGCTGCAGTTACCTATCCCATAAGGAATTTCACCATAGAAACCATTGGTGGTCAAATCAATGGTACGTAAGTGGGTCAAACGTGCAATTTCGGGTCCAAGCTGACCCGAAACCCCATAATAAGAGAGATTGAAGGTGATGACACGAAGGTTTTGATCACATTCAATCCCAGCCCAAGAACAGGGAGTGGAATCAGAAGCATTCCAAACAGGGAGAAAAGGGGTGTGGGTAGTCCAGCGGCTTTGAAGAGACAATAAAGCCAACCCATCTGAGCTTAAACCAAAAACGACGTAGATAGGGAAAGAGAAGCATACCAGGAGGAAGAAATGGCGGGAAAGAAGCTGCATAAGAACGAAACCCAGAAAGCTGCAGCAGAGGAAGTTGCAAAAACGGCAGAGTTGAgcagaaggagaaaaagaaagcgATTAGAAGAAGATGGGGAAGAGAGAAATGAAGGTGGGTTGGAGTTGGATTGGGGAATCCGTGTAAACTGAAAGTAGtttgaaatggaaaagaaagagAGTTGAATGACATTTGAAGATGGGGAGAAGGAGAGAGAAATTTGGTTTGGATATGACTGGCAACTTTGCAGATGCTTTAAATATTACTCGGTGGAAACGCGCAATTTCATGTCTTTTTCCGCTTTCAACTTCTACATAAAATATGTTTCTATTTGTTCATATAACCGACTATTAAAATGTCCTCctattaaaagaattatatatataaattgtttGACCAAAATTTCTACTCTCAAGTTGATAAAGACGTTGGAAATTTCACATCCTTAGGTTTACAAATCTTAAGCAACAAAAGTCTCTCGTGGTAAAACACATTAGAGAATTTCtaactcataataaaaaacCAATGAAAAGACAAATCTAAGAGATTACAACAAACAAACTCACAATCGAACACAAGATATTCGAGGCTTAGATCGGAagatcaaataaattatctttcAAATTTAGAGATTTCTACCAAATTATGGAATATCATATCAGTTATATTTCCAACTTGAAATCTTTTAATGCTACGTTGAAAATGATAGCGAATTTTGacataattattttgttataattcTTTATCTTCTTTCTAATAGTTGTGTGCCTTAGAAAATAGTACTCCCAAATTAAACTCAAAGTATTAGCTAACAGCTGAAAAAGTGGAGATCTGATAACTGAGTGAATCAATCCTAAGAGAAAAAAGTAAATTACTTTTTATTCTCATTAATTGGATCAAAGATTTGGGAGAATCGAAACTctaactttgaaattaatagtacaaatattatatcaattaaactatattcattttggtatatatta
This window contains:
- the LOC120089310 gene encoding receptor-like protein kinase, yielding MQLLSRHFFLLVCFSFPIYVVFGLSSDGLALLSLQSRWTTHTPFLPVWNASDSTPCSWAGIECDQNLRVITFNLSYYGVSGQLGPEIARLTHLRTIDLTTNGFYGEIPYGIGNCSHLEFLDLSLNQFDGEIPQSLTLLRNLTFLNFHDNVLTGAIPDLLFQNLNLQYVYFSENNLNGSIPSNVGNLRQVIHLYLYGNEFSGIIPSSIGNCSQLQDLYLDHNQLVGILPNSLNNLDNLVNLGVSHNNLEGPVPLGSSSCKSLKYIDLSFNGYTGGIPAGLGNCSRLTTLIIVNSSLTGHIPSSFGRLSNLSLLDLSRNQLSGNIPTEFGACKSLKELNLYVNQLKGHIPSELGLLSGLETLQLFSNRLTGEIPISIWKIASLQHILVYDNNLSGELPLIITELKHLKNISVFNNHFSGVIPQSLGLNSSLVQVEFTNNQFTGQIPPNLCSGKTLRVLNLGLNQFQGNVPSDIGTCLTLQRLILKKNNLTGVLPEFMRNHNLRFLDASENNINGTIPSSLGNCINLTSINFSSNKLKGLIPNGLGNLVNLQSLSLSHNFLEGPLPSSLSNCTELDKFDVGFNLLNGSVPHSLASWKVISTLIIKENRFTGGIPNVLSEFESLSLLDLGGNLFGGEIPSSIGALKNLFYSLNLSNNGLTGQLPSELASLVMLQELDISHNILTGSLTVLGELSSTLIELNISDNFFTGPVPQTLMKLLNSHPSSFFGNPGLCIICDEIAGLSCNRNNSINPCAAHSNSRGSSRLGNVQIAMVALGSSLFIILLLLGLVYKFVYSRRNKKNIETAAEVGTTSLLEKVMEATDNLDERFIIGRGAHGVVYKVSLDSNRTFAVKKLTFVGRKGGNQNMVKEIRTVGNIKHRNLITLEDFWLGKDHGLLLYRYYPNGSLYDVLHEMNPAPTLTWKLRYDIAIGIAHGLAYLHYDCDPPIIHRDIKPQNILLDSEMEPHIADFGLAKLLDQTSESATSSSFAGTIGYIAPENAFSAAKSKASDVYSYGVVLLELVTGKKPSDPSFMEVGNIMAWIRSFWNETDEIDRIVDPRLVEDLINFDHREQMKQVLHVALRCTEKEPNKRPTMRDIVNHLIDSKTSHYRKCD